GGATGATTTATCTCTCCCCGGTTGTGCTTGGAGAATATCGCTTCGGCATCCTTGCCTCGCGGTACCGGTCGCAATATGAGCAAGAGCTCGCTCGGATGGAGATGGAAGTTCCCGCGTTGCCTCTGGACGAGGTCACGGCAAGTCACTACGCCGAGATCCGCCAAGACCTGAAATCAGCAGGATCTCCCATTCCATGGCACGATCTCTGGATCGCTGCCCAGTGCCGCCAGCACCTGCTGCCAATCCTTTCCCGTGATGTACACTTCGATCAGGTCAAGGGCATTACCCGCATCGGGTGGTAATACCATCTCCACTCTTATTCCGGTAGAATCAGCTGGGTCTTTCGGCGATGGGCGTTGTTGTCATCCCTCGGGTTATCTTCAGATAGCCCTCGGTCTTCCGCCTAGCCCATCACCAAAATTCCTTCGCAAATTCCACCAGACTAATCGCGTAAATGGTATAAGTAGCGGTTTCATTCCGTAAAGCGTTTCATGGAATGAAGATGGGTTTGCGATGGGGAAGACTCTTTCGCTAGAGCGGTTTCGGTTTTATTTGACGCATGTACATGGGAAGAAATCTCGCGCAAAGACGCAAAGATGGTATGACGAAAAGCTTCAATCAAGTGATTCTCTGATTTGAGGGGAGTGCCGATGACGATTCTCTCCGCAACCAATCCTTTGTCTTTTCCTCTGCGTCTCTGCGCCTCTGCGCGAGTCCTTGTATTTATCGACGGTCCAGATGATCGCCCAAAGAACGACAGATTAAACGCAAGATGCTCTAGAGCGGCCGGTCGCGCCTCTATCCTGATTCAACCCATAAAAAAGCCCCGGCCATTTCTGACCGGGGCTCATTTGTTGAACTTTCTAACCCTTGAACCTTTCACTGTTCACCACTAGTCGCTTTGCGACTAGTAGCGGTAATGCGCTGGCTTGTAGGGTCCCTCGGCGGAGACGTCGAGGTACTCGGCCTGCTCCTTGGTGAGCTGTGTGAGCTTCACTCCGATCTTATCGAGGTGGAGGCGGGCAACTTCCTCGTCGAGCTTCTTGGGTAGGACATAGACGCCGGGTTTGTAGGTCTCGCGGTTCTTCCAGAGCTCAAGCTGAGCCAGGGTCTGATTGCTGAAGCTGGCGCTCATGACGAAGCTGGGATGACCCGTGGCACAGCCAAGATTCACAAGGCGTCCCTCCGCAAGAAGGAAGATCTCGTTGCCGCTCGGGAAGGTGTACTTATCGACCTGGGGCTTGATGTTGGTGTGCTTGACTGTTTTGTCTGCCTGGAGTTTGTCGACCTCGATCTCATTATCGAAGTGACCGATGTTGCAGATGATCGCTTGGTCCTTCATGTGCTTCATGTGCTCGAAGCTGATGACGCCAACGTTACCCGTGGTAGTGACATAGATGTCGGCACGACCGAGGGTATCCTCAAGCGTTGTGACCTCGTAGCCTTCCATCGCAGCCTGGAGGGCATTGATCGGATCGATCTCAGTGATAATAACGCGTGCTCCCTGTCCGCGGAGCGATTGGGCACTACCCTTGCCGACATCGCCGTAGCCACAGATGACGGCGACTTTGCCGGAGATCATGACGTCGATGGCGCGGTTCAGTCCGTCGACCAGCGAGTGGCGGCAACCATAGAGGTTGTCGAACTTCGACTTGGTGACGGAGTCGTTCACGTTGAAGGCAGGAACGAGTAGTTTGCCCTTCTCGTGGAGCTTGTAGAGACGATGGACACCGGTGGTAGTCTCCTCGGAGACGCCGCGCCATTCCTTGACCATATCGTGCCAGCGGGTCGGGTTCTCTTTGTAGACCTGTTTGAGGAGGTCCTTGATGACCTGCTCTTCGTGATTGCCAGAGGGGGTATTGACCCAGTCATCACCATCCTCGAGCTCGTAGCCCTTGTGAAGCAGGAGTGTTACGTCACCGCCGTCATCGACAACCATCTGGGGGCCCTTGCCGCCATCGAAGGAGATGGCTTTGTAGGTGCACCACCAATATTCCTCGAGGCTCTCGCCCTTCCATGCGAAGACAGGAACGCCGGTGACGGCGATCGCCGCTGCGGCCTGATCTTGGGTCGAGAAGATGTTACAGCTGGCCCAGCGTACATCGGCTCCGAGCTCGGTGAGAGTCTCGATCAAGACCGCCGTCTGGATAGTCATGTGGAGCGAACCGGTGATGCGGACGCCCTTAAGTGGCTTCTCCTGTGCGTACTTTTTTCTTATCGACATGAGACCGGGCATCTCCTGCTCGGCGATGATGATCTCCTTGCGGCCCCATTCGGCTAGTGTGATGTCGGCTACTTTGTAATCGGTGGTGTTGGTCATGATTTTAGGAATTTGGTGATCGGATCTAGGTAATGGGTGATTGGGTTATTTGAGTTTGGCGGCTGAAAGAGCAGCCTTCTTGAGAGCAACGGCTTTGTCGGTCTTCTCCCAGGTGATGTCGGAGTCACTCTTGCCGAAGTGACCGTAGTTCGTGGTCTTGGAGTAGATCGGGCGGCGCAGCTTGAGCTGGCTGATGATTTCGGAGGGCTTGAAGCCGAAGGTCTTCTTCACGGCTACCTCGATGGCCTCCTCGGGAACAGTGGCAGTTCCGAAGGTGTCGATGTGGATCGAGACGGGATCAGGATGACCGATCGCGTAGGCGAACTGCACCTCGCAGCGCGCGGCAAGGCCGGCGGCAACTACGTTCTTGGCAACATAGCGGCCCATGTAGGCGGCCGAGCGGTCGACCTTCGTGGGATCTTTCCCAGAGAAGGCTCCACCCCCATGCCGTCCCATTCCGCCATAGGTGTCGACGATGATCTTGCGGCCGGTGAGGCCGGTGTCCCCCTGAGGACCGCCGATAACAAATCGGCCGGTCGGGTTGATCAGGAACTCGGTCTTCTTGGTGAGCATCTTGGCGGGCAGGACCTTGCGGATGACTTTCTCGATGCAGAACTTCTCGATCTCCTTGTGTGAGATTCCCTCGGCGTGTTGGGTTGAAATGACCACGTTCACGATGCGGGTCGGCTTCCCGTCGACATACTCGACGGAGACCTGACTCTTCGCGTCGGGGCGGAGCCACTTGGCCGCGCCGCTCTTGCGGAGGCGTGTGAGTTCACTACCAAGGCGGTGGGCATACATGATCGGAGCGGGCATCAGCTCTGGAGTCTCGTCGCACGCATAGCCGAACATGAGACCCTGGTCGCCGGCACCCTGCTCGGCGGTCTTCTTGCCCGTGGCCTTCTTCGCATCGACACCCTGGGCGATGTCGGGGCTCTGCGACGTGATGATGTTGTTGATGAAGACGGTGTCGGCATGGAAGACATCATCGTCATGGTGATATCCGATCTCTCGGATCGCATCGCGGACGATCTTTCCAAGATTGAGAGCGGATTCGAGGGGCTTATTCTTGAGTTTGGGAACCGTGATCTCCCCACCGATCACGACGATGTTGCTCTTGGCATAGGTCTCGCAGGCGACTCTGCTGCTGGGATCCAGCGCCAGGCAGGCATCGAGGATGGCATCAGAAATGGTGTCGCAAACTTTGTCGGGATGGCCTTCGCCGACGGATTCAGAGGAGAAGATGTAGCTGCGTGACATGGGATCGTGGGGTTGGAGTTTCTTGTTTTCCAAGCAGAGCAGGCAGAGAGCTGCCGGCTTTACTTATGAAGATATATGTATATGTCTATGGGTGTGGCGTCAATCCTCCAATCCCTCCGCGCTCTCTCCGAGCCGACCCGTCTGCGTCTGCTGGCACTTCTGCTTGAGGAGGAGCTCTCGGTGGCAGAGCTGCAGGAGGCTCTCGGGATGGGGCAATCACGTATCTCGGCCAGTCTGGGAATGCTTCGCCGTCAGGGTCTCGTCCTCGATCGTCGTGTCGGGAAGAATATCTATTACACCGCCGTAGTTTCGGCGATCGCCCCGCTCCGAGATGCCGTCACTGCTGCGGTTTCCGAGCTTCCCGAGGGTGAACGCGATCGTCACGCGCTCCAACTCGTGCTTAACAAACGACGGGACCGCGCGGCCGATTACTTTGACAAGCTCGCCGGAAAGTTCGGTCGCACCTACGTTCCCGGCCGCTCCTGGCAGGCGCTTGCCCATGGTCTTCTGCGCCTCATGCCGCCCATGGTCATCGCCGACATGGGGGCAGGGGAGGGAACGCTCTCACAGCTTCTGGCCCGCACTGCCAAGCAAGTCATTGCGATCGATAACTCACCCAAGATGGTCGAATACGGTGCACGCATCGCGACGGAAAATGGCTATGCCAATCTGGAATACCGGCTCGGGGATCTCGAGGAGCCACCGGTCGAATCAGGCTCGGTCGATGTGGTCCTCTTCAGCCAGGCCCTCCATCATGCCGCGCGTCCGCAGCGTGCTGTGGAAAGTGCTTTCAGGATCCTCAAGCCGGGAGGGCGAATCCTCATCCTTGATCTGGCCAGCCATACCTATGAGCAGGCCAAGGAACTCTATGCTCATGTCTGGCTTGGCTTCTCCGGCGTGGAGCTTCACTCCATGCTAGAGAAAGTCGGCTTCACCGACCTCGAGGTGAGCATTGTGGCCCGCGAACAGCAGGCCCCGAACTTCCAGACGATTCTGGCGACGGGTAGCAAGAATTAACAGGAAAACTCACAGGGATAAAGGGGATGCCAAAATATCCCGTGGAGGTACAGAGACATGTTGGTTACAGCTCCCCTCGCACAAATGCTCGTTTCTTTGCGAGGTCTATCAGACCTACAGACTAAACTGCTAACAGACTTGCTGGCTTGTTGAGCCAGCTTCAACGCTTCTTCAGCGGCTTCTCGAGTGCCTCGGCGCGGAGTTGGCTCAAGGCATCTGCCCAATCCGTATGAGAATCACCGGCCCAGTCCATTTTCTGACGGCGTTCCGCAATGAAGTAGGCGCGTAGGGCGATATCGTCGTGGGAGATCACCGGTTCCTTGGCGGATGTTTTGTGATCCACTGTGAATGATGGGGCCAGCTTGGAAGTGATTT
The sequence above is a segment of the Verrucomicrobiota bacterium genome. Coding sequences within it:
- the ahcY gene encoding adenosylhomocysteinase, with translation MTNTTDYKVADITLAEWGRKEIIIAEQEMPGLMSIRKKYAQEKPLKGVRITGSLHMTIQTAVLIETLTELGADVRWASCNIFSTQDQAAAAIAVTGVPVFAWKGESLEEYWWCTYKAISFDGGKGPQMVVDDGGDVTLLLHKGYELEDGDDWVNTPSGNHEEQVIKDLLKQVYKENPTRWHDMVKEWRGVSEETTTGVHRLYKLHEKGKLLVPAFNVNDSVTKSKFDNLYGCRHSLVDGLNRAIDVMISGKVAVICGYGDVGKGSAQSLRGQGARVIITEIDPINALQAAMEGYEVTTLEDTLGRADIYVTTTGNVGVISFEHMKHMKDQAIICNIGHFDNEIEVDKLQADKTVKHTNIKPQVDKYTFPSGNEIFLLAEGRLVNLGCATGHPSFVMSASFSNQTLAQLELWKNRETYKPGVYVLPKKLDEEVARLHLDKIGVKLTQLTKEQAEYLDVSAEGPYKPAHYRY
- a CDS encoding type II toxin-antitoxin system VapC family toxin, giving the protein MILDTNALSALLDGDPAIRGVLEQAGMIYLSPVVLGEYRFGILASRYRSQYEQELARMEMEVPALPLDEVTASHYAEIRQDLKSAGSPIPWHDLWIAAQCRQHLLPILSRDVHFDQVKGITRIGW
- a CDS encoding metalloregulator ArsR/SmtB family transcription factor, whose amino-acid sequence is MASILQSLRALSEPTRLRLLALLLEEELSVAELQEALGMGQSRISASLGMLRRQGLVLDRRVGKNIYYTAVVSAIAPLRDAVTAAVSELPEGERDRHALQLVLNKRRDRAADYFDKLAGKFGRTYVPGRSWQALAHGLLRLMPPMVIADMGAGEGTLSQLLARTAKQVIAIDNSPKMVEYGARIATENGYANLEYRLGDLEEPPVESGSVDVVLFSQALHHAARPQRAVESAFRILKPGGRILILDLASHTYEQAKELYAHVWLGFSGVELHSMLEKVGFTDLEVSIVAREQQAPNFQTILATGSKN
- the metK gene encoding methionine adenosyltransferase: MSRSYIFSSESVGEGHPDKVCDTISDAILDACLALDPSSRVACETYAKSNIVVIGGEITVPKLKNKPLESALNLGKIVRDAIREIGYHHDDDVFHADTVFINNIITSQSPDIAQGVDAKKATGKKTAEQGAGDQGLMFGYACDETPELMPAPIMYAHRLGSELTRLRKSGAAKWLRPDAKSQVSVEYVDGKPTRIVNVVISTQHAEGISHKEIEKFCIEKVIRKVLPAKMLTKKTEFLINPTGRFVIGGPQGDTGLTGRKIIVDTYGGMGRHGGGAFSGKDPTKVDRSAAYMGRYVAKNVVAAGLAARCEVQFAYAIGHPDPVSIHIDTFGTATVPEEAIEVAVKKTFGFKPSEIISQLKLRRPIYSKTTNYGHFGKSDSDITWEKTDKAVALKKAALSAAKLK